One Nicotiana sylvestris chromosome 12, ASM39365v2, whole genome shotgun sequence genomic window carries:
- the LOC138882729 gene encoding uncharacterized protein: protein MDNSDEIELVSDNPQGQSVEQEPEEIRKLRQQLSYVYQAWVSGRPPPQGPSKGTYTIPQATQLPLHATSDPILPPGYVPNYSLHAAPSTSNMRPPAAPVRNTPLVVSGAPVCTIPPPPPVTKPNNEPPSHAYDGQYYSSNMAFGVSAPYNQTPRYESPVENQMPATMIEPDEMARKMKSLEQNIKNIQGLGGHKSVSFSDLCMFPHIHLPRGFKTPKFEKYDGHSDPIAYLKRYCNQLRGTGGKEELLMAYFGESLVGVASEWFIDQDISHWHVWDDMAQDFVKQFQYNIDIAPDRNSLSNMKKNPTESFREYAIKWREQAARVKPPMDNHELITVFLEAQEPDYFQNMMFAMGRPFAEAIKVGEMVENGLKTGRIVSQAALKSTTQAIQNGSGSFANRKKRDEGSMMTSGSREVQRGASHPYVQVQQGRSSYPQHYYSPPIPQYSVGPPQCMVFNAQSYARPPNHQVRAPAPRGPRPQQQNFRSPYNARPRQDYGREQRPTEKFTPLAESYSSLFQKLKQIGVIGPISPHHMHPNSYGFQANARCEYHLGAPGHITDDCWTLKGAIERLISEKLIVVTNGEDPPNVTNNPLSEHNDVHFVGMIDRDQEYKPVGQTEMTVGAIQEGISLEVRPSRDVPLIVKGVLNSEKVTLFVPKVSRLEVRFNVPCPRLYVLGGHPVTRQNRGGANGITEPIIIKLAMQPPVTNTKTVPWNYNKTVMTYKGKEIIEEVGETGGLTRSGKCYSPEELMKAKQIRGGQFPIKKPVTEAEAEEFLKKMKA, encoded by the coding sequence ATGGATAACAGTGATGAAATCGAGTTGGTCAGTGACAATCCGCAGGGTCAGTCAGTTGAGCAAGAGCCTgaagagataagaaaattgagaCAACAACTATCATATGTATATCAAGCTTGGGTTTCCGGTCGACCTCCACCCCAGGGTCCCTCAAAGGGAACTTACACCATACCCCAGGCTACTCAACTACCGCTCCATGCAACGAGCGACCCCATTCTACCACCAGGGTATGTGCCGAATTACAGCCTCCATGCTGCCCCCAGTACCTCTAATATGCGACCTCCAGCCGCACCGGTCAGGAACACCCCTCTCGTCGTGTCTGGCGCACCGGTATGTACAATCCCGCCACCACCTCCTGTGACGAAGCCAAATAATGAGCCACCatctcatgcttatgatggacaATACTATTCTTCGAATATGGCTTTTGGGGTCTCGGCTCCATACAATCAGACTCCTCGATATGAATCACCAGTGGAAAATCAAATGCCTGCCACGATGATTGAGCCCGATGAGATGGCCAGGAAAATGAAAAGTCTTGAACAGAATATAAAGAACATACAGGGACTAGGTGGTCACAAAAGTGTTTCATTCagtgatctatgcatgttccctcacatccatttgccacgagggttcaagaccccaaaatttgagaaatatgatggacaCAGCGACCCTATCGCCTActtgaaaaggtactgcaaccagctGAGGGGTACGGGAGGAAAGGAAGAGCTGTTAATGGCTTACTTTGGGGAAAGCCTTGTGGgggtagcttccgaatggttcaTTGACCAAGACATCTCTCACTGGCATGTTTGGGATGACATGGCCCAGGATTTCGTCAAGCAATTCCAATACAATATTGATATTGcaccagaccgcaattccctatccaatatgaaaaaaaatccgacggaaagctttagggagtacgccatcaagtggagggagcaggcggccagagttaagccacccatggataatCATGAGTTGATCACTGTCTTTTTGGAGGCTCAAGAGCctgattatttccaaaacatgatgtttgCAATGGGTAGGCCTTTTGCTGAAGCAATCAAGGTAGGGGAAATGGTCGAAAATGGCTTAAAGACTGGCAGAATTGTAAGTCAGGCTGCTCTCAAATCCACCACTCAAGCCATCCAAAATGGGTCGGGAAGTTTTGCAAATAGGAAAAAGAGAGATGAAGGTTCTATGATGACCTCGGGATCTAGGGAAGTTCAAAGAGGGGCATCACACCCTTATGTGCAAGTTCAGCAGGGGCGATCCAGCTACCCTCAACATTACTATTCCCCGCCAATTCCTCAATACTCTGTGGGACCACCACAATGTATGGTGTTCAATGCTCAATCATATGCTCGGCCTCCCAATCATCAGGTACGGGCACCAGCTCCAAGGGGCCCCCGACCTCAGCAACAAAATTTTCGGTCACCCTACAATGCTCGTCCCAGGCAGGATTATGGTCGAGAGCAGAGGCCGACAGAAAAATTCACCCCATTGGCTGAATCATACTCTAGTCTATTCCAGAAGCTGAAGCAAATAGGCGTGATTGGACCCATCTCTCCCCACCATATGCATCCGAATTCATATGGATTTCAAgcaaatgctagatgtgaatatcatTTAGGTGCCCCAGGGCATATCACCGATGATTGTTGGACTCTGAAAGGAGCCATAGAAAGACTCATTTCTGAAAAATTAATTGTAGTAACGAATGGCGAGGACCCTCCTAATGTGACAAATAACCCATTGTCGGAACACAACGATGTTCATTTCGTGGGAATGATTGACCGAGATCAGGAATACAAGCCGGTCGGCCAAACAGAAATGACAGTGGgagcaattcaagaaggaataagTCTGGAAGTAAGACCAAGCCGAGATGTGCCGTTAATTGTGAAAGGCGTCCTGAACTCAGAAAAGGTAACTTTATTTGTGCCCAAGGTCTCGAGGTTAGAGGTTCGCTTCAATGTTCCATGCCCAAGGTTGTATGTCCTTGGAGGACACCCCGTCACAAGGCAGAATCGGGGTGGTGCGAATGGCATAACAGAGCCGATCATAATCAAACTTGCCATGCAACCCCCTGTGACAAACACGAAAACTGTcccttggaactacaacaaaactgtgatgacctacaaaggcaaggaaatcatagaggaagtgggggaaactggaggtttgactcgatcggggaagTGTTATTCTCCAGAAGAGTTGATGAAGGCCAAGCAAATCAGAGGAGGCCAATTTCCAATAAAGAAGCCAGTCACTGAAgcagaggcagaagagtttttgaagaaaatgaaagcttAG